GGTGGCTATTATTTTGGGCCTTATCCTAATGTTTGGGCTGCTTCAAATACTTTGAATTTCCTACAAAAAGTCTATCCCTTGAGAAGGTGCCAAGGTAATCTAGGTCGTCCTTGCCTTTACTACCACATGGGACAATGTCTGGGAGCTTGCTTTCAAACCGTTCCTAAGGAAAAATACGATAATCAAATTGAGAAGATCAAACGCTTTTTAGGTGGTAACGTGGGTGAAATCAAACATCAACTAGAAGAAAGAATGGAAACAGCTTCTGAAAAAATGGAATTTGAACGGGCTGCAGAGTTACGAGATCAGATTAAGTACATTGAAACCACGGTTGAAAAGCAGAAAATTATTTCTAATGACAGTACGCCACGAGATATTTTTAATTATTATGTTGAAAAAGGCTGGATCTCAATTCAAATCTTCTTTATTCGCCAAGCTAGATTAATGAAGCGTGAGAAGAAAGTTTTTGCCTGTATCAATACTCCTGAAGAGGAATTATCGACGTTCATTTTGCAATTTTATAATCGTCGTAATCAAGTATTGCCTAAAGAGATCTTGGTACCTGATAATTTGGATAAAAAAACACTTTCACAAGTATTGAATATACCGTTTCGAACTCCACAACGTGGTCAGAAAAAAGATTTGATGGATATGGCAGCGGAGAATTCTAAATTAGTTTTACAGGAGAAATTCCGTTTGATGGAATTAGATAATCGTCAGACTTATGGTGCTCAAAAACAGATTTTTGATGCCTTAGATTTACCATATGGCCACGTTATTGAATCATTTGACCATTCACACATCCAGGGAACAAATCCCGTGTCGGCTATGGTTATGTTTAAGGACGGTCGACCTGAAAAGAGTGGTTATCGTAAATATAAGATAAAAGGTGAAGTCGAGCACCAGTCAGGAGCTGATGAGGCGGCTAATACCCGGGAAGTGATCTATCGGCGCTATTCACGTCTAATCAAGGAAGATGCTGCTTTACCAGATTTAATTTTAATGGACGGTGGCATTATCGAATTACGTGCAGTTATGGATGTTTTAGTCAATGAATTGGGAATTGATATACCTGTAGCCGGAATGGTCAAAGATAATCACCATAATACTTCACATTTAATTGTCGGAGAAGATGGGATTGAGGTACCATTAGATCGTAAGAGCCAAGGATTTTATCTGTTGCAGCGAATACAAGATGAGGTCCACCGTTTTGCAATTACATTCCATCGAAAGACTAGGAGTAAAAATGCTTTGTCGTCACAATTGGATAATATTCAAGGTGTTGGTCCTAAAACCCGGACTAAACTATTGAAAAAATTTGGTTCCGTTAAAAAGATGAAAGAGGCTTCAGTTGAACAGTTGACTGATTTAGGGATTCCTAAGACAACTGCACAGACGATAAAAATTACCTTAGCAAGTACTAATTTTCATAAAAAATACCATAAAGGTTAATTGGGGGAAAATATATGATTACATTAAAGTCAGAACGTGAAATAGAAGGAATGCGAGAGTCTGGTAAAATTCTAGCGGGAGTCCATTTAGGTTTGCGTGATATGATCAAACCAGGGATTTCAGCCTATTCGATTGAAGAGTTTGCCAATGATTACATCGTTAGTCACGGTGCTGTTCCTTCAGAAAAGGGTTTTGAAGGATATAAATACGCTACCTGCGTTGATGTTAATGACGAAGTAGCTCATGGAACACCACGTCGCAATTTGATTTTACACGAAGGCGATCTCGTAAAAGTTGATATGACGGTTAGTTATAAGGGTTACCAAAGTGATTCATGTTGGAGTTATGCGGTAGGATCAGTTACTCAGGAAACTTCAGATTTGATGGAAGTTACTAAGAAGTCATTGTATTTAGGAATTGCTCAAAGTGTTGCTGGCAATCGTTTGGGAGATATCGGTTATGCAATTCAACATTATACTGAGGATGAACACGGCTATGGAGACGTTAGAGAACTCTGTGGACATGGTATTCAACCTACTATGCATGAACAACCAGATGTTTTGCACTATGGAGAACCTGGTAAGGGATTGCGCCTTAAAAATGGGATGACAATTACTATTGAACCAATGATCAATGAAGGTACTTGGGAAATTGTTGATCGTCAATTGGATGATCCTAATGATGACTGGATTTATTATGCTAGTGCCGATGGTTCTTGGTCTGCCCAATATGAACATACCTTGGCTATTACTGAAGATGGGCCAAAGATTCTAACTTCACAAGACGCTGCTGAAGATGAGAAGTATCTAAAGTGGGCTCGTGATTATTTGAAGGAACATAAACAAACTAAATAGTTCATTAAAATACCGTCTATATTTAAGCACAATTGTGCAATATAGACGGTATTTTTGTAATTTCTTTACAGATAAAACTTATTATTAATATAATTATTTTACTTTCAAATTTATGGAGGAGTGAATATGACATATTATCGTGTAAGTAAGGACGGGGTAGAAAAAAGCGACCAAGAAAACGGAAATTGGTTAGTACTTCGAGAAGATGCAGTAACCAAGGAGACTTTGAGTAAAATCAATGATGAATATTCATTACCAGATGAATTATTTAGTGCAAGAAATGAAGCTGAGGAGGTTACTAGATTTGAATCGTTGAAGGATACTAAATTAAAGAATCCTATGGTTTTAGTTTTGATGGATCTATATGATAGTAAAACTGAGACCATTGAGGAGCGATTAGAACCGGTAACAATTTTAAAAGCTGACGATTTATTAATAACACATGTCTGCAGAGAATCGTCGTTGATCGATCATTTGCTAGAGAACAATGCCACTGATCTGAATAATTTTGAAAAAATAATTGCTCGTTTGGCTTATACAACTTATAGGCACTTTATTGCCGAATTAAGCGAGATTAAAGAAGAAATTGATAAGTTAGACCAAGCATCACGAAAGGCTGCTGGTAAGGAAGAATTGGTCAAATTAACAGATACACAGCGAGTTGTCGTATATATTGATCAGACTTTATTAGATCAAAAAGAAGTTTTGGATAAACTTTTAACTGATGAAGATTTTTTGACAGGATTAGCCGATGAAAAATTGAGCTATGATATCAGAGTACGACAACGACATGCAGAGAAGATGGTCAATATATATCGTGATCTTTTGGAAAGTATTAGTAATTTATTTGTCAGTATGATGGATCGTAGTTTGAATAATTTAATGAAATATCTAGATTCAGTAGCCTTGATTATTTCCATACCATCATTATTTGCCGGGGTATGGGGGATGAACGTTGGAGGATTGCCGGGAACTAAATCTAAAATAGGTTTTGTAATCGTAATGCTTGCGGCCGTTTTAGTCTCAATTATCTTTGGAATATATTTGCGTAATAAGGATTACTCTAAATGATTTTAAGAATAAAAAAATACAATCATCATGATTCTGATGATTGTATTTTTTAGGCGCACCCTGCATGGGTGCTAACTTGGTGGTGAAAGTCCACTGTGAGCCGTAGTAGTCGGAATCACTAGCCGAGGATAAGGGTGTCCACCGTGAGGTGGAATCTGAAGGAAGTCTAAAGCAAAATACTGAGCTGATGAACAAAGTGTTGAGATCAAACTTTTGACCGAATTCAATATTTAAAGTTCCAAGAAGTTTGAGTTAGATATTTTTCGTTGGGTCTGAGGATCATGTCTCTTAAATCGTTACTAGAACTAGGAGGTATCTGTGCTTCTAGAGCAATTCCACCATACTGATTGAAATCATGAGTTAGACCAGTGTGATTAAAATGATTTCCAGTGTAAACAACAATGGCTGGAGCAGTTGTTCTTAAAATCATTGATCTACGTCTATCTGATGAATAAAGTTTTACAGCCGGTGCTGAATTATTATTCAAGATGAAGGGATGATTAAGTCCGTTTTCATGTTTGATTTGGGAATCAGATGAACCTAAGGCTTGGTTAAGAATTCTTTCATTTCGAAAATCAAAACAACTGTCAGCGACATTTTGAGTGCTAGCTAGAGGGATGTGGTCTTTATCTAGTGGTAAATATTGGTCCGCATTTATCATCAATAAATTGTTTTTAATATTACTTTTAGGACCATCTAAGCAGAAATATACATGATTGGCTATATTGCAAAGGGTTGTCGCATCAGTGACCGCTAATACCGAATAGAAAAGGGTATCTTGATTATTTAAAGTGTATTTGACCGTTATATCTAAGTTTCCAGGATAATTATTATTACCATCTAGATCTAAATAATGAAAGCTAGCACTACAATCAAATTCTGATTGATTTACTTTAAAGTCAAAGATTCTGGTATCTAATCCTCTTTTCCCACCATGTGAATGGGTAATGTTATTCTCGTTTAGTTCAAAATGATAGGCTTTTGTGTCATTTTTTTGCCATAAACCAGATTTGATTCTGCCGATGACTCTTCCGACAGTGCCACCAAGAAAATTTCTTTCTTTATCATAATCTTCTGGACAATCTAAACTCAAAATTAGATTGATCAACTTACCATGGTCAGGAACCATCACTTTTTCAAGTGTTGCTCCGTAATTCAAAAGTTTAACGATCATACCATTGTCATTTTGTAGCGTGATTTCATATTTGTTTTTATCGTATTGGATTTTAGAGTTTTCTATGATAAGTCACTTTCTATTTCATCTTTGAAGAGATCCTGGCGCTTAACCTCTTGAAAATGATTTGTGAGATTATTGATTTTTGTAAACATCTTTTTTGCATTATTAGTTTGCTGTAAGCCCAAATAGCCTAAGCCCATCAGATAATAGCAGTTAATGCTATTTTTATTTTGATGATTCTCATCAAATAATAGTGAATCAGGCAAAGAAACAGCAAAATAATCAGCAGTAATTTTATCAAAAAGATGTTTTTCACCATAAGTGAGCAATTTATGATATTTTGCCACGGCCTTTTTTTGTTCTCCTAATTGTTCCCAAGCAAGTCCTTGATAAAAGATAGCATCAGCAGGTTCATCGTTGTAGTACATCATGTTCGTTGGCTCAACAATACCTTTTGTGGCTTCAGTTAGATAGAAGATGGAATTTTGTGAATCGTCGACCATTTTATAGGCTAAGCCAAGATAGTAGGTCACAATATTTTCATGCAAAGTCACTAATTTGCCTTCACCAATATTTTCAGGATAGGTTAGTGCTTTAGTTAATTTTTCAATAGCCTTCAAGGGATTTTTTTCTTGCAGATCAATTTTGGCCAATTCAACTAGAGAATATTTGTACTGAGTGCTTACTTTACCTTCTCCACCTTCCCAAGGATGGAAATTATGAACCATGATCTTGTCATAGGCTTGTTGGTACTTTCCGGTATCGTTTAACAAGGTTATTAGTTGAATATAACTGTCATCTCTTTGCTTAACTAAATTCTCATGTGAAGTTAAGAATGAGAGACGGTCAGTCAAAGAATGATTCAATTTTTCATACAAAGTATCTAATTCGAAGACTAAACGAGCATTATTAGGATCTAATTTAAAAGAGGTTTCCAAAGCAATTA
This sequence is a window from Companilactobacillus alimentarius DSM 20249. Protein-coding genes within it:
- the uvrC gene encoding excinuclease ABC subunit UvrC; translated protein: MATEYLEHKLSLLPPRPGCYLMKDINSKIIYVGKAKNLKNRVRSYFKSSHEGKTARLVSEIRDFETIITSNDKEAFLLEITLIQKHQPYYNIKLKRGTGYPYIKITNERDPKMEITGSIKKDGGYYFGPYPNVWAASNTLNFLQKVYPLRRCQGNLGRPCLYYHMGQCLGACFQTVPKEKYDNQIEKIKRFLGGNVGEIKHQLEERMETASEKMEFERAAELRDQIKYIETTVEKQKIISNDSTPRDIFNYYVEKGWISIQIFFIRQARLMKREKKVFACINTPEEELSTFILQFYNRRNQVLPKEILVPDNLDKKTLSQVLNIPFRTPQRGQKKDLMDMAAENSKLVLQEKFRLMELDNRQTYGAQKQIFDALDLPYGHVIESFDHSHIQGTNPVSAMVMFKDGRPEKSGYRKYKIKGEVEHQSGADEAANTREVIYRRYSRLIKEDAALPDLILMDGGIIELRAVMDVLVNELGIDIPVAGMVKDNHHNTSHLIVGEDGIEVPLDRKSQGFYLLQRIQDEVHRFAITFHRKTRSKNALSSQLDNIQGVGPKTRTKLLKKFGSVKKMKEASVEQLTDLGIPKTTAQTIKITLASTNFHKKYHKG
- the map gene encoding type I methionyl aminopeptidase, with amino-acid sequence MITLKSEREIEGMRESGKILAGVHLGLRDMIKPGISAYSIEEFANDYIVSHGAVPSEKGFEGYKYATCVDVNDEVAHGTPRRNLILHEGDLVKVDMTVSYKGYQSDSCWSYAVGSVTQETSDLMEVTKKSLYLGIAQSVAGNRLGDIGYAIQHYTEDEHGYGDVRELCGHGIQPTMHEQPDVLHYGEPGKGLRLKNGMTITIEPMINEGTWEIVDRQLDDPNDDWIYYASADGSWSAQYEHTLAITEDGPKILTSQDAAEDEKYLKWARDYLKEHKQTK
- a CDS encoding magnesium transporter CorA family protein produces the protein MTYYRVSKDGVEKSDQENGNWLVLREDAVTKETLSKINDEYSLPDELFSARNEAEEVTRFESLKDTKLKNPMVLVLMDLYDSKTETIEERLEPVTILKADDLLITHVCRESSLIDHLLENNATDLNNFEKIIARLAYTTYRHFIAELSEIKEEIDKLDQASRKAAGKEELVKLTDTQRVVVYIDQTLLDQKEVLDKLLTDEDFLTGLADEKLSYDIRVRQRHAEKMVNIYRDLLESISNLFVSMMDRSLNNLMKYLDSVALIISIPSLFAGVWGMNVGGLPGTKSKIGFVIVMLAAVLVSIIFGIYLRNKDYSK
- a CDS encoding aldose epimerase family protein; the protein is MIENSKIQYDKNKYEITLQNDNGMIVKLLNYGATLEKVMVPDHGKLINLILSLDCPEDYDKERNFLGGTVGRVIGRIKSGLWQKNDTKAYHFELNENNITHSHGGKRGLDTRIFDFKVNQSEFDCSASFHYLDLDGNNNYPGNLDITVKYTLNNQDTLFYSVLAVTDATTLCNIANHVYFCLDGPKSNIKNNLLMINADQYLPLDKDHIPLASTQNVADSCFDFRNERILNQALGSSDSQIKHENGLNHPFILNNNSAPAVKLYSSDRRRSMILRTTAPAIVVYTGNHFNHTGLTHDFNQYGGIALEAQIPPSSSNDLRDMILRPNEKYLTQTSWNFKY